CGAACAGCTACCACTTCTTCTCCCTCGCCGATTTCTGCTATAAGTCCGGTTACATCAGAAAAACGACGATATTCCACGCCAAGATTATCTAAAATATCTGCAATGGCTTGGGTTGTTTTAACCTCTTTCCAGCTAACCTCAGGGTGAGCATGGAAATGTTCAAACCAAGTCAAAATCTGTCTTTCAAAATTTTCAGTCAACATTACATACTCCCTATCCAAAAAAAACTAATAAAGTCATAGTACATCAAAAGAACTTGTTCCTTCAATGCTTTTTAAAAAGGGGGATTAAAAAGAGGGTGACAGGCACCATAGAAAGACACTTTCCACCCCAGGTGGACAGTGTCTCCCTATTAGACAATTTTATGTTTAGCATGTCCCATTACTGGTGCACAAGAATAATTTTTATTCCATAAAATAATATTAAGAATTATAAAAAGTAATCATAAAAATGAAAGGGAAGATGTGGTGTTCTAAATGAAAAATTATCAGGTTTTTGATTATTCGTTTCAGAATCTGCGTGAAAAGAGTATGTCGTTTGAACAGGTTTTTGAGCACATTGTAAAGTTCATGAATTTAGCACCCAGTGGAAATTATCGCTTAATGGTTGGAACCGATTCACAGGTCCATAAACGTCACACCATTTTTATTACGGGAATAGTGATTCAAAATGAGGGTAAAGGAGCATGGGCTTGCATTAGGAAAATCGTAATTCCAAGAAAAATGACTCAACTGCACGAGCGGATTTCCTTCGAACTGTCATTAACAGAGGACATTGTTGCGTTATTTACTGAGGAAAGAAAGACTCGGTTGATCAATATCGTCCTTCCCTTTGTGTATCAAGGTGCCACTTTCACCATGGAAGGTCATATTGATATTGGAGCTGGAAAACGCAATAAAACAAGAGAATTTGTTAAAGAAATGGTAGCACGTATG
This genomic stretch from Neobacillus niacini harbors:
- a CDS encoding ribonuclease H-like YkuK family protein codes for the protein MKNYQVFDYSFQNLREKSMSFEQVFEHIVKFMNLAPSGNYRLMVGTDSQVHKRHTIFITGIVIQNEGKGAWACIRKIVIPRKMTQLHERISFELSLTEDIVALFTEERKTRLINIVLPFVYQGATFTMEGHIDIGAGKRNKTREFVKEMVARMESMGVEPKIKPNAFVASSYANRYTK